In a genomic window of Oncorhynchus masou masou isolate Uvic2021 chromosome 4, UVic_Omas_1.1, whole genome shotgun sequence:
- the LOC135521073 gene encoding kinesin light chain 1-like isoform X1, translated as MSIMVYPREDRLEKLSQEEIISSTKLVIQGLEALKSEHNSILHSLLETIRCLKKDEEANLVHEKSSLLRKSVEMIELGLGEAQVMMALSAHLNAVESEKQKLRAQVRRLCQENQWLRDELAGTQQKLQKSEQSVAQLEEEKKHLEFMNQLKKYDEDVSPTEEKDGEPPKDTLDDLFPNDEEDSQGMPHQHNSAAVAAAQQGGYEIPARLRTLHNLVIQYASQGRYEVAVPLCKQALEDLEKTSGHDHPDVATMLNILALVYRDQNKYKEAAHLLNDALSIREKTLGKDHPAVAATLNNLAVLYGKRGKYKEAEPLCKRALEIREKVLGKDHPDVAKQLNNLALLCQNQGKYEEVEYYYCRALEIYERRLGPDDPNVAKTKNNLASCYLKQGKYKEAEILYKEILTQAHEKEFGSVDAENKPIWVHAEEREECKSKDGYGDYGVWYKNCKVNSPTVNTTLRNLGALYRRQGKMEAAETLEECALRSRKQGVVELQRDGDRRRSRESLSSVKYESASEAGEDGSVDWNGDGSGALRRAGSMGRLRDVLRRSSEMLVKKLQGNGPPDPRNLHMKRAASLNYLNKSSGDNDSFQSPAGDRRLRQSRNLSSSTVELYSGTGN; from the exons ATGTCCATAATGGTGTACCCCAGGGAGGACCGTCTGGAGAAGCTGTCCCAGGAGGAGATCATCTCTAGCACCAAGCTGGTGATCCAGGGCCTGGAGGCGCTGAAGAGCGAGCACAACTCCATCCTGCACAGCCTGCTGGAGACCATCCGCTGCCTGAAGAAGGACGAAGAGGCCAACCTGGTGCACGAGAAGTCCAGCCTGCTGCGCAAGTCAGTGGAGATGATCGAGCTGGGGCTGGGCGAGGCGCAG GTGATGATGGCCCTGTCTGCCCACCTGAACGCTGTAGAGTCGGAGAAGCAGAAGCTGCGTGCCCAGGTACGTCGGCTGTGCCAAGAGAACCAGTGGCTGCGAGACGAGCTGGCGGGCACCCAGCAAAAGCTGCAGAAGAGCGAGCAGAGTGTGGCCcagctggaggaggagaagaagcaTCTGGAGTTCATGAACCAGCTCAAGAAGTACGACGAGGATGTGTCCCCTACT gaggagaaagatggagagccTCCTAAAGATACACTGGACGACCTCTTCCCCAATGATGAGGAGGACAGTCAAGGAA TGCCTCACCAGCATAACAGTGCAGCGGTGGCCGCAGCCCAGCAGGGTGGCTATGAGATCCCAGCCCGCCTGAGGACCCTCCACAACCTGGTGATCCAGTACGCCTCCCAGGGCCGCTATGAGGTGGCCGTGCCCCTCTGCAAGCAGGCTCTGGAGGACCTGGAGAAGACATCCGGACACGACCACCCTGACGTGGCCACCATGCTCAACATCCTGGCCCTGGTCTACAG gGACCAGAACAAATACAAGGAGGCGGCTCACCTGCTCAATGATGCACTGTCTATCCGGGAGAAAACCCTTGGGAAAGACCACCCTGCG GTGGCTGCGACACTGAACAATCTGGCAGTGTTGTATGGCAAGAGGGGGAAGTACAAGGAAGCTGAGCCCCTTTGCAAgagggctctggagatcagagaGAAG GTGCTGGGCAAGGACCATCCTGATGTGGCCAAGCAGCTGAACAACCTGGCCCTGCTGTGTCAGAACCAGGGCAAGTATGAAGAGGTGGAGTACTACTACTGCCGTGCCCTGGAGATCTACGAGCGCAGGCTGGGCCCTGACGACCCCAACGTGGCCAAGACCAAGAACAACCTG GCTTCGTGTTACTTGAAGCAGGGGAAGTACAAGGAGGCGGAAATCCTTTACAAAGAGATTCTCACCCAAGCTCACGAGAAGGAATTTGGATCCGTGGATG cTGAGAACAAGCCCATCTGGGTGCATGCCGAGGAGCGGGAGGAGTGCAAG AGCAAAGACGGCTATGGAGATTATGGCGTCTGGTATAAGAATTGCAAGGTGAACAG CCCCACTGTCAACACCACTCTGCGTAATCTGGGAGCTCTGTATCGCCGGCAAGGCAAGATGGAGGCCGCTGAGACCCTGGAGGAGTGTGCCTTGAGGTCCCGAAAACAG GGTGTGGTGGAGctgcagagagacggagacaggaggaggagcagggagagtCTGAGCAGCGTAAAATATGAGAGCGCCTCCGAAGCGGGGGAGGACGGCAGCGTGGACTGGAACGGG GATGGCAGTGGGGCCCTGAGGAGAGCAGGGTCGATGGGGAGGCTCCGGGATGTCTTACGGCGAAGCAGCGAGATGCTGGTGAAGAAACTACAGGGGAACGGTCCCCCCGACCCACGCAACCTCCA TATGAAACGAGCTGCCTCTCTGAACTATTTGAACAAGAGCAGTGGTGACAACGACTCCTTTCAG AGTCCAGCAGGTGATAGGAGGCTAAGGCAGAGCAGGAACCTGAGTTCCAGTACTGTTGAGCTTTACAGTGGAACTGgaaactga
- the LOC135521073 gene encoding kinesin light chain 1-like isoform X2 produces MSIMVYPREDRLEKLSQEEIISSTKLVIQGLEALKSEHNSILHSLLETIRCLKKDEEANLVHEKSSLLRKSVEMIELGLGEAQVMMALSAHLNAVESEKQKLRAQVRRLCQENQWLRDELAGTQQKLQKSEQSVAQLEEEKKHLEFMNQLKKYDEDVSPTEEKDGEPPKDTLDDLFPNDEEDSQGMPHQHNSAAVAAAQQGGYEIPARLRTLHNLVIQYASQGRYEVAVPLCKQALEDLEKTSGHDHPDVATMLNILALVYRDQNKYKEAAHLLNDALSIREKTLGKDHPAVAATLNNLAVLYGKRGKYKEAEPLCKRALEIREKVLGKDHPDVAKQLNNLALLCQNQGKYEEVEYYYCRALEIYERRLGPDDPNVAKTKNNLASCYLKQGKYKEAEILYKEILTQAHEKEFGSVDAENKPIWVHAEEREECKSKDGYGDYGVWYKNCKVNSPTVNTTLRNLGALYRRQGKMEAAETLEECALRSRKQGVVELQRDGDRRRSRESLSSVKYESASEAGEDGSVDWNGA; encoded by the exons ATGTCCATAATGGTGTACCCCAGGGAGGACCGTCTGGAGAAGCTGTCCCAGGAGGAGATCATCTCTAGCACCAAGCTGGTGATCCAGGGCCTGGAGGCGCTGAAGAGCGAGCACAACTCCATCCTGCACAGCCTGCTGGAGACCATCCGCTGCCTGAAGAAGGACGAAGAGGCCAACCTGGTGCACGAGAAGTCCAGCCTGCTGCGCAAGTCAGTGGAGATGATCGAGCTGGGGCTGGGCGAGGCGCAG GTGATGATGGCCCTGTCTGCCCACCTGAACGCTGTAGAGTCGGAGAAGCAGAAGCTGCGTGCCCAGGTACGTCGGCTGTGCCAAGAGAACCAGTGGCTGCGAGACGAGCTGGCGGGCACCCAGCAAAAGCTGCAGAAGAGCGAGCAGAGTGTGGCCcagctggaggaggagaagaagcaTCTGGAGTTCATGAACCAGCTCAAGAAGTACGACGAGGATGTGTCCCCTACT gaggagaaagatggagagccTCCTAAAGATACACTGGACGACCTCTTCCCCAATGATGAGGAGGACAGTCAAGGAA TGCCTCACCAGCATAACAGTGCAGCGGTGGCCGCAGCCCAGCAGGGTGGCTATGAGATCCCAGCCCGCCTGAGGACCCTCCACAACCTGGTGATCCAGTACGCCTCCCAGGGCCGCTATGAGGTGGCCGTGCCCCTCTGCAAGCAGGCTCTGGAGGACCTGGAGAAGACATCCGGACACGACCACCCTGACGTGGCCACCATGCTCAACATCCTGGCCCTGGTCTACAG gGACCAGAACAAATACAAGGAGGCGGCTCACCTGCTCAATGATGCACTGTCTATCCGGGAGAAAACCCTTGGGAAAGACCACCCTGCG GTGGCTGCGACACTGAACAATCTGGCAGTGTTGTATGGCAAGAGGGGGAAGTACAAGGAAGCTGAGCCCCTTTGCAAgagggctctggagatcagagaGAAG GTGCTGGGCAAGGACCATCCTGATGTGGCCAAGCAGCTGAACAACCTGGCCCTGCTGTGTCAGAACCAGGGCAAGTATGAAGAGGTGGAGTACTACTACTGCCGTGCCCTGGAGATCTACGAGCGCAGGCTGGGCCCTGACGACCCCAACGTGGCCAAGACCAAGAACAACCTG GCTTCGTGTTACTTGAAGCAGGGGAAGTACAAGGAGGCGGAAATCCTTTACAAAGAGATTCTCACCCAAGCTCACGAGAAGGAATTTGGATCCGTGGATG cTGAGAACAAGCCCATCTGGGTGCATGCCGAGGAGCGGGAGGAGTGCAAG AGCAAAGACGGCTATGGAGATTATGGCGTCTGGTATAAGAATTGCAAGGTGAACAG CCCCACTGTCAACACCACTCTGCGTAATCTGGGAGCTCTGTATCGCCGGCAAGGCAAGATGGAGGCCGCTGAGACCCTGGAGGAGTGTGCCTTGAGGTCCCGAAAACAG GGTGTGGTGGAGctgcagagagacggagacaggaggaggagcagggagagtCTGAGCAGCGTAAAATATGAGAGCGCCTCCGAAGCGGGGGAGGACGGCAGCGTGGACTGGAACGGG GCCTAA